One Pseudorasbora parva isolate DD20220531a chromosome 8, ASM2467924v1, whole genome shotgun sequence DNA window includes the following coding sequences:
- the spartb gene encoding spartin b isoform X2, which produces MEQAKQEAFDQARLQVIKDGYEKAFECINKGLTEDELGHSDEALKLYRQGRQHLLRALSVPSQGVECVGPSWEAARQMQHKMQETLNNITTRLAMLGTTPDPKAVANSSAAPQKLYPEVPKLKPERSPPPQMLASNVGVAGASGGPVPVSPTMQPNMLSDQPPAYTPQAADGHLTLSYGTDSGELSLVSDEFYSHTSNSTPSLQSLGEDGEELFFLPQGVQIFFVTPDGQVSAPSYPGYLRIVKFTNEHSDRIPNRPPAFLQVCDWLYPLMASDSPVLLCNTGVYMFPDMMAATPGSYVGVVLSSELPQKERELFQNVLSQLTDLRVQVSCPCVPSGPSSETQGSAVASEQASDGATDTINLGQKVPMGPPAAEAAPPDASEDMVLPEWSEKVAQGILTGASWLSWGLVKGAEYTGKAIHKGASKLREHITPEDKPAQVSPTVTKSLHVAKQATGGAVKVSQFLVDGLCTVAGHVGRELAPHVKKHGGKLIPESLKKDRDGRSNIDGAMVVAASGVQGFATMWTGLEVAAKNIAKSVASETVTTVKHKYGAEAGQATDHAVNSAINMGVTAFNIDNLGIKAMVKKTGKETAHAILADYKVQERDSQVEKHKDQK; this is translated from the exons ATGGAGCAAGCAAAGCAAGAGGCATTTGATCAAGCCAGGCTGCAAGTGATTAAAGATGGATACGAGAAGGCATTTGAGTGCATCAATAAAGGCCTGACCGAGGATGAGTTGGGCCACAGCGACGAGGCACTAAAACTGTACCGGCAAGGACGCCAGCACCTTCTAAGGGCTCTCAGTGTGCCTTCGCAGGGCGTAGAGTGCGTGGGTCCTTCCTGGGAAGCGGCAAGGCAGATGCAGCACAAGATGCAGGAGACCCTCAATAACATTACCACCCGTCTAGCCATGCTGGGGACCACCCCAGACCCTAAAGCCGTCGCGAATAGCAGCGCAGCCCCTCAGAAGCTCTACCCTGAAGTCCCGAAGCTCAAGCCGGAGAGGTCGCCTCCACCGCAGATGCTCGCTTCCAACGTCGGGGTTGCCGGGGCTTCAGGTGGGCCAGTTCCCGTCTCCCCCACAATGCAACCCAATATGTTAAGTGACCAGCCCCCTGCGTACACTCCTCAAGCCGCTGACGGACACCTGACCCTTTCCTACGGCACCGACTCCGGAGAGCTCTCCCTGGTTAGCGATGAGTtctacagccatacatctaatTCCACACCTTCTCTTCAGAGTCTGGGGGAGGATGGGGAGGAACTCTTTTTCCTTCCTCAAGGAGTCCAGATCTTCTTCGTTACCCCTGATGGGCAAGTGAGCGCTCCATCTTACCCAGGGTACCTACGAATCGTAAAGTTCACCAATGAACACTCCGATAGGATTCCAAACAGGCCTCCTGCCTTCCTACAG GTTTGTGACTGGCTTTACCCATTGATGGCCTCTGACTCCCCAGTCCTGCTGTGCAACACTGGGGTCTACATGTTCCCTGACATGATGGCTGCCACCCCAGGCTCATATGTTGGGGTGGTCCTTTCTTCCGAGCTTCCCCAGAAGGAACGTGAACTATTCCAGAATGTTCTTTCTCAATTGACTGACCTGCGCGTTCAGGTGAGCTGTCCCTGTGTCCCCTCAGGTCCCTCCTCAGAAACACAGGGGTCAGCTGTGGCTTCAGAGCAG GCATCAGATGGCGCAACTGATACCATTAACCTGGGTCAGAAGGTGCCGATGGGGCCTCCAGCAGCTGAAGCAGCACCCCCTGATGCTTCAGAGGACATGGTACTTCCTGAATGGAGCGAGAAGGTGGCTCAGGGGATCCTGACTG GGGCTTCATGGCTGAGCTGGGGGTTGGTAAAGGGGGCGGAGTACACGGGGAAAGCCATACATAAAGGTGCATCCAAACTACGAGAACACATCACTCCAGAAGACAAGCCAGCCCAAGTCAGCCCCACTGTAACCAAAAGCCTCCATGTGGCCAAACAGGCCACAGGGGGAGCGGTAAAAGTCAGCCAGTTCCTTG TGGATGGACTGTGCACTGTTGCTGGACATGTTGGCCGAGAGCTGGCACCACATGTAAAGAAACATGGAGGGAAGCTGATCCCAGAGTCCCTGAAGAAAGACAGAGATGGGCGCTCCAATATTGACGGTGCCATGGTGGTTGCAGCAAGTGGAGTTCAAG gatttgcAACTATGTGGACGGGGTTAGAGGTTGCAGCAAAGAACATTGCAAAGAGTGTTGCTTCAGAGACCGTTACCACAGTAAAACACAA GTATGGGGCGGAAGCGGGCCAGGCCACAGACCATGCTGTCAACTCGGCCATCAATATGGGCGTCACCGCTTTCAATATCGACAACCTGGGGATCAAGGCAATGGTCAAGAAGACCGGCAAAGAGACTGCCCATGCCATTCTGGCAGACTATAAGGTCCAAGAGCGGGACAGTCAAGTTGAGAAACATAAAGaccaaaagtag
- the spartb gene encoding spartin b isoform X3 — protein MRVMEQAKQEAFDQARLQVIKDGYEKAFECINKGLTEDELGHSDEALKLYRQGRQHLLRALSVPSQGVECVGPSWEAARQMQHKMQETLNNITTRLAMLGTTPDPKAVANSSAAPQKLYPEVPKLKPERSPPPQMLASNVGVAGASGGPVPVSPTMQPNMLSDQPPAYTPQAADGHLTLSYGTDSGELSLVSDEFYSHTSNSTPSLQSLGEDGEELFFLPQGVQIFFVTPDGQVSAPSYPGYLRIVKFTNEHSDRIPNRPPAFLQVCDWLYPLMASDSPVLLCNTGVYMFPDMMAATPGSYVGVVLSSELPQKERELFQNVLSQLTDLRVQASDGATDTINLGQKVPMGPPAAEAAPPDASEDMVLPEWSEKVAQGILTGASWLSWGLVKGAEYTGKAIHKGASKLREHITPEDKPAQVSPTVTKSLHVAKQATGGAVKVSQFLVDGLCTVAGHVGRELAPHVKKHGGKLIPESLKKDRDGRSNIDGAMVVAASGVQGFATMWTGLEVAAKNIAKSVASETVTTVKHKYGAEAGQATDHAVNSAINMGVTAFNIDNLGIKAMVKKTGKETAHAILADYKVQERDSQVEKHKDQK, from the exons ATGAGAG TCATGGAGCAAGCAAAGCAAGAGGCATTTGATCAAGCCAGGCTGCAAGTGATTAAAGATGGATACGAGAAGGCATTTGAGTGCATCAATAAAGGCCTGACCGAGGATGAGTTGGGCCACAGCGACGAGGCACTAAAACTGTACCGGCAAGGACGCCAGCACCTTCTAAGGGCTCTCAGTGTGCCTTCGCAGGGCGTAGAGTGCGTGGGTCCTTCCTGGGAAGCGGCAAGGCAGATGCAGCACAAGATGCAGGAGACCCTCAATAACATTACCACCCGTCTAGCCATGCTGGGGACCACCCCAGACCCTAAAGCCGTCGCGAATAGCAGCGCAGCCCCTCAGAAGCTCTACCCTGAAGTCCCGAAGCTCAAGCCGGAGAGGTCGCCTCCACCGCAGATGCTCGCTTCCAACGTCGGGGTTGCCGGGGCTTCAGGTGGGCCAGTTCCCGTCTCCCCCACAATGCAACCCAATATGTTAAGTGACCAGCCCCCTGCGTACACTCCTCAAGCCGCTGACGGACACCTGACCCTTTCCTACGGCACCGACTCCGGAGAGCTCTCCCTGGTTAGCGATGAGTtctacagccatacatctaatTCCACACCTTCTCTTCAGAGTCTGGGGGAGGATGGGGAGGAACTCTTTTTCCTTCCTCAAGGAGTCCAGATCTTCTTCGTTACCCCTGATGGGCAAGTGAGCGCTCCATCTTACCCAGGGTACCTACGAATCGTAAAGTTCACCAATGAACACTCCGATAGGATTCCAAACAGGCCTCCTGCCTTCCTACAG GTTTGTGACTGGCTTTACCCATTGATGGCCTCTGACTCCCCAGTCCTGCTGTGCAACACTGGGGTCTACATGTTCCCTGACATGATGGCTGCCACCCCAGGCTCATATGTTGGGGTGGTCCTTTCTTCCGAGCTTCCCCAGAAGGAACGTGAACTATTCCAGAATGTTCTTTCTCAATTGACTGACCTGCGCGTTCAG GCATCAGATGGCGCAACTGATACCATTAACCTGGGTCAGAAGGTGCCGATGGGGCCTCCAGCAGCTGAAGCAGCACCCCCTGATGCTTCAGAGGACATGGTACTTCCTGAATGGAGCGAGAAGGTGGCTCAGGGGATCCTGACTG GGGCTTCATGGCTGAGCTGGGGGTTGGTAAAGGGGGCGGAGTACACGGGGAAAGCCATACATAAAGGTGCATCCAAACTACGAGAACACATCACTCCAGAAGACAAGCCAGCCCAAGTCAGCCCCACTGTAACCAAAAGCCTCCATGTGGCCAAACAGGCCACAGGGGGAGCGGTAAAAGTCAGCCAGTTCCTTG TGGATGGACTGTGCACTGTTGCTGGACATGTTGGCCGAGAGCTGGCACCACATGTAAAGAAACATGGAGGGAAGCTGATCCCAGAGTCCCTGAAGAAAGACAGAGATGGGCGCTCCAATATTGACGGTGCCATGGTGGTTGCAGCAAGTGGAGTTCAAG gatttgcAACTATGTGGACGGGGTTAGAGGTTGCAGCAAAGAACATTGCAAAGAGTGTTGCTTCAGAGACCGTTACCACAGTAAAACACAA GTATGGGGCGGAAGCGGGCCAGGCCACAGACCATGCTGTCAACTCGGCCATCAATATGGGCGTCACCGCTTTCAATATCGACAACCTGGGGATCAAGGCAATGGTCAAGAAGACCGGCAAAGAGACTGCCCATGCCATTCTGGCAGACTATAAGGTCCAAGAGCGGGACAGTCAAGTTGAGAAACATAAAGaccaaaagtag
- the spartb gene encoding spartin b isoform X1, translated as MRVMEQAKQEAFDQARLQVIKDGYEKAFECINKGLTEDELGHSDEALKLYRQGRQHLLRALSVPSQGVECVGPSWEAARQMQHKMQETLNNITTRLAMLGTTPDPKAVANSSAAPQKLYPEVPKLKPERSPPPQMLASNVGVAGASGGPVPVSPTMQPNMLSDQPPAYTPQAADGHLTLSYGTDSGELSLVSDEFYSHTSNSTPSLQSLGEDGEELFFLPQGVQIFFVTPDGQVSAPSYPGYLRIVKFTNEHSDRIPNRPPAFLQVCDWLYPLMASDSPVLLCNTGVYMFPDMMAATPGSYVGVVLSSELPQKERELFQNVLSQLTDLRVQVSCPCVPSGPSSETQGSAVASEQASDGATDTINLGQKVPMGPPAAEAAPPDASEDMVLPEWSEKVAQGILTGASWLSWGLVKGAEYTGKAIHKGASKLREHITPEDKPAQVSPTVTKSLHVAKQATGGAVKVSQFLVDGLCTVAGHVGRELAPHVKKHGGKLIPESLKKDRDGRSNIDGAMVVAASGVQGFATMWTGLEVAAKNIAKSVASETVTTVKHKYGAEAGQATDHAVNSAINMGVTAFNIDNLGIKAMVKKTGKETAHAILADYKVQERDSQVEKHKDQK; from the exons ATGAGAG TCATGGAGCAAGCAAAGCAAGAGGCATTTGATCAAGCCAGGCTGCAAGTGATTAAAGATGGATACGAGAAGGCATTTGAGTGCATCAATAAAGGCCTGACCGAGGATGAGTTGGGCCACAGCGACGAGGCACTAAAACTGTACCGGCAAGGACGCCAGCACCTTCTAAGGGCTCTCAGTGTGCCTTCGCAGGGCGTAGAGTGCGTGGGTCCTTCCTGGGAAGCGGCAAGGCAGATGCAGCACAAGATGCAGGAGACCCTCAATAACATTACCACCCGTCTAGCCATGCTGGGGACCACCCCAGACCCTAAAGCCGTCGCGAATAGCAGCGCAGCCCCTCAGAAGCTCTACCCTGAAGTCCCGAAGCTCAAGCCGGAGAGGTCGCCTCCACCGCAGATGCTCGCTTCCAACGTCGGGGTTGCCGGGGCTTCAGGTGGGCCAGTTCCCGTCTCCCCCACAATGCAACCCAATATGTTAAGTGACCAGCCCCCTGCGTACACTCCTCAAGCCGCTGACGGACACCTGACCCTTTCCTACGGCACCGACTCCGGAGAGCTCTCCCTGGTTAGCGATGAGTtctacagccatacatctaatTCCACACCTTCTCTTCAGAGTCTGGGGGAGGATGGGGAGGAACTCTTTTTCCTTCCTCAAGGAGTCCAGATCTTCTTCGTTACCCCTGATGGGCAAGTGAGCGCTCCATCTTACCCAGGGTACCTACGAATCGTAAAGTTCACCAATGAACACTCCGATAGGATTCCAAACAGGCCTCCTGCCTTCCTACAG GTTTGTGACTGGCTTTACCCATTGATGGCCTCTGACTCCCCAGTCCTGCTGTGCAACACTGGGGTCTACATGTTCCCTGACATGATGGCTGCCACCCCAGGCTCATATGTTGGGGTGGTCCTTTCTTCCGAGCTTCCCCAGAAGGAACGTGAACTATTCCAGAATGTTCTTTCTCAATTGACTGACCTGCGCGTTCAGGTGAGCTGTCCCTGTGTCCCCTCAGGTCCCTCCTCAGAAACACAGGGGTCAGCTGTGGCTTCAGAGCAG GCATCAGATGGCGCAACTGATACCATTAACCTGGGTCAGAAGGTGCCGATGGGGCCTCCAGCAGCTGAAGCAGCACCCCCTGATGCTTCAGAGGACATGGTACTTCCTGAATGGAGCGAGAAGGTGGCTCAGGGGATCCTGACTG GGGCTTCATGGCTGAGCTGGGGGTTGGTAAAGGGGGCGGAGTACACGGGGAAAGCCATACATAAAGGTGCATCCAAACTACGAGAACACATCACTCCAGAAGACAAGCCAGCCCAAGTCAGCCCCACTGTAACCAAAAGCCTCCATGTGGCCAAACAGGCCACAGGGGGAGCGGTAAAAGTCAGCCAGTTCCTTG TGGATGGACTGTGCACTGTTGCTGGACATGTTGGCCGAGAGCTGGCACCACATGTAAAGAAACATGGAGGGAAGCTGATCCCAGAGTCCCTGAAGAAAGACAGAGATGGGCGCTCCAATATTGACGGTGCCATGGTGGTTGCAGCAAGTGGAGTTCAAG gatttgcAACTATGTGGACGGGGTTAGAGGTTGCAGCAAAGAACATTGCAAAGAGTGTTGCTTCAGAGACCGTTACCACAGTAAAACACAA GTATGGGGCGGAAGCGGGCCAGGCCACAGACCATGCTGTCAACTCGGCCATCAATATGGGCGTCACCGCTTTCAATATCGACAACCTGGGGATCAAGGCAATGGTCAAGAAGACCGGCAAAGAGACTGCCCATGCCATTCTGGCAGACTATAAGGTCCAAGAGCGGGACAGTCAAGTTGAGAAACATAAAGaccaaaagtag
- the spartb gene encoding spartin b isoform X4, with protein sequence MRVMEQAKQEAFDQARLQVIKDGYEKAFECINKGLTEDELGHSDEALKLYRQGRQHLLRALSVPSQGVECVGPSWEAARQMQHKMQETLNNITTRLAMLGTTPDPKAVANSSAAPQKLYPEVPKLKPERSPPPQMLASNVGVAGASGGPVPVSPTMQPNMLSDQPPAYTPQAADGHLTLSYGTDSGELSLVSDEFYSHTSNSTPSLQSLGEDGEELFFLPQGVQIFFVTPDGQVSAPSYPGYLRIVKFTNEHSDRIPNRPPAFLQVCDWLYPLMASDSPVLLCNTGVYMFPDMMAATPGSYVGVVLSSELPQKERELFQNVLSQLTDLRVQVSCPCVPSGPSSETQGSAVASEQASDGATDTINLGQKVPMGPPAAEAAPPDASEDMVLPEWSEKVAQGILTGASWLSWGLVKGAEYTGKAIHKGASKLREHITPEDKPAQVSPTVTKSLHVAKQATGGAVKVSQFLVDGLCTVAGHVGRELAPHVKKHGGKLIPESLKKDRDGRSNIDGAMVVAASGVQGFATMWTGLEVAAKNIAKSVASETVTTVKHKFRGLENISDTPNENK encoded by the exons ATGAGAG TCATGGAGCAAGCAAAGCAAGAGGCATTTGATCAAGCCAGGCTGCAAGTGATTAAAGATGGATACGAGAAGGCATTTGAGTGCATCAATAAAGGCCTGACCGAGGATGAGTTGGGCCACAGCGACGAGGCACTAAAACTGTACCGGCAAGGACGCCAGCACCTTCTAAGGGCTCTCAGTGTGCCTTCGCAGGGCGTAGAGTGCGTGGGTCCTTCCTGGGAAGCGGCAAGGCAGATGCAGCACAAGATGCAGGAGACCCTCAATAACATTACCACCCGTCTAGCCATGCTGGGGACCACCCCAGACCCTAAAGCCGTCGCGAATAGCAGCGCAGCCCCTCAGAAGCTCTACCCTGAAGTCCCGAAGCTCAAGCCGGAGAGGTCGCCTCCACCGCAGATGCTCGCTTCCAACGTCGGGGTTGCCGGGGCTTCAGGTGGGCCAGTTCCCGTCTCCCCCACAATGCAACCCAATATGTTAAGTGACCAGCCCCCTGCGTACACTCCTCAAGCCGCTGACGGACACCTGACCCTTTCCTACGGCACCGACTCCGGAGAGCTCTCCCTGGTTAGCGATGAGTtctacagccatacatctaatTCCACACCTTCTCTTCAGAGTCTGGGGGAGGATGGGGAGGAACTCTTTTTCCTTCCTCAAGGAGTCCAGATCTTCTTCGTTACCCCTGATGGGCAAGTGAGCGCTCCATCTTACCCAGGGTACCTACGAATCGTAAAGTTCACCAATGAACACTCCGATAGGATTCCAAACAGGCCTCCTGCCTTCCTACAG GTTTGTGACTGGCTTTACCCATTGATGGCCTCTGACTCCCCAGTCCTGCTGTGCAACACTGGGGTCTACATGTTCCCTGACATGATGGCTGCCACCCCAGGCTCATATGTTGGGGTGGTCCTTTCTTCCGAGCTTCCCCAGAAGGAACGTGAACTATTCCAGAATGTTCTTTCTCAATTGACTGACCTGCGCGTTCAGGTGAGCTGTCCCTGTGTCCCCTCAGGTCCCTCCTCAGAAACACAGGGGTCAGCTGTGGCTTCAGAGCAG GCATCAGATGGCGCAACTGATACCATTAACCTGGGTCAGAAGGTGCCGATGGGGCCTCCAGCAGCTGAAGCAGCACCCCCTGATGCTTCAGAGGACATGGTACTTCCTGAATGGAGCGAGAAGGTGGCTCAGGGGATCCTGACTG GGGCTTCATGGCTGAGCTGGGGGTTGGTAAAGGGGGCGGAGTACACGGGGAAAGCCATACATAAAGGTGCATCCAAACTACGAGAACACATCACTCCAGAAGACAAGCCAGCCCAAGTCAGCCCCACTGTAACCAAAAGCCTCCATGTGGCCAAACAGGCCACAGGGGGAGCGGTAAAAGTCAGCCAGTTCCTTG TGGATGGACTGTGCACTGTTGCTGGACATGTTGGCCGAGAGCTGGCACCACATGTAAAGAAACATGGAGGGAAGCTGATCCCAGAGTCCCTGAAGAAAGACAGAGATGGGCGCTCCAATATTGACGGTGCCATGGTGGTTGCAGCAAGTGGAGTTCAAG gatttgcAACTATGTGGACGGGGTTAGAGGTTGCAGCAAAGAACATTGCAAAGAGTGTTGCTTCAGAGACCGTTACCACAGTAAAACACAA ATTTAGGGGTCTGGAGAACATTTCAGACACCCCAAATGAAAACAAGTAG
- the spartb gene encoding spartin b isoform X5: MRVMEQAKQEAFDQARLQVIKDGYEKAFECINKGLTEDELGHSDEALKLYRQGRQHLLRALSVPSQGVECVGPSWEAARQMQHKMQETLNNITTRLAMLGTTPDPKAVANSSAAPQKLYPEVPKLKPERSPPPQMLASNVGVAGASGGPVPVSPTMQPNMLSDQPPAYTPQAADGHLTLSYGTDSGELSLVSDEFYSHTSNSTPSLQSLGEDGEELFFLPQGVQIFFVTPDGQVSAPSYPGYLRIVKFTNEHSDRIPNRPPAFLQVCDWLYPLMASDSPVLLCNTGVYMFPDMMAATPGSYVGVVLSSELPQKERELFQNVLSQLTDLRVQASDGATDTINLGQKVPMGPPAAEAAPPDASEDMVLPEWSEKVAQGILTGASWLSWGLVKGAEYTGKAIHKGASKLREHITPEDKPAQVSPTVTKSLHVAKQATGGAVKVSQFLVDGLCTVAGHVGRELAPHVKKHGGKLIPESLKKDRDGRSNIDGAMVVAASGVQGFATMWTGLEVAAKNIAKSVASETVTTVKHKFRGLENISDTPNENK, encoded by the exons ATGAGAG TCATGGAGCAAGCAAAGCAAGAGGCATTTGATCAAGCCAGGCTGCAAGTGATTAAAGATGGATACGAGAAGGCATTTGAGTGCATCAATAAAGGCCTGACCGAGGATGAGTTGGGCCACAGCGACGAGGCACTAAAACTGTACCGGCAAGGACGCCAGCACCTTCTAAGGGCTCTCAGTGTGCCTTCGCAGGGCGTAGAGTGCGTGGGTCCTTCCTGGGAAGCGGCAAGGCAGATGCAGCACAAGATGCAGGAGACCCTCAATAACATTACCACCCGTCTAGCCATGCTGGGGACCACCCCAGACCCTAAAGCCGTCGCGAATAGCAGCGCAGCCCCTCAGAAGCTCTACCCTGAAGTCCCGAAGCTCAAGCCGGAGAGGTCGCCTCCACCGCAGATGCTCGCTTCCAACGTCGGGGTTGCCGGGGCTTCAGGTGGGCCAGTTCCCGTCTCCCCCACAATGCAACCCAATATGTTAAGTGACCAGCCCCCTGCGTACACTCCTCAAGCCGCTGACGGACACCTGACCCTTTCCTACGGCACCGACTCCGGAGAGCTCTCCCTGGTTAGCGATGAGTtctacagccatacatctaatTCCACACCTTCTCTTCAGAGTCTGGGGGAGGATGGGGAGGAACTCTTTTTCCTTCCTCAAGGAGTCCAGATCTTCTTCGTTACCCCTGATGGGCAAGTGAGCGCTCCATCTTACCCAGGGTACCTACGAATCGTAAAGTTCACCAATGAACACTCCGATAGGATTCCAAACAGGCCTCCTGCCTTCCTACAG GTTTGTGACTGGCTTTACCCATTGATGGCCTCTGACTCCCCAGTCCTGCTGTGCAACACTGGGGTCTACATGTTCCCTGACATGATGGCTGCCACCCCAGGCTCATATGTTGGGGTGGTCCTTTCTTCCGAGCTTCCCCAGAAGGAACGTGAACTATTCCAGAATGTTCTTTCTCAATTGACTGACCTGCGCGTTCAG GCATCAGATGGCGCAACTGATACCATTAACCTGGGTCAGAAGGTGCCGATGGGGCCTCCAGCAGCTGAAGCAGCACCCCCTGATGCTTCAGAGGACATGGTACTTCCTGAATGGAGCGAGAAGGTGGCTCAGGGGATCCTGACTG GGGCTTCATGGCTGAGCTGGGGGTTGGTAAAGGGGGCGGAGTACACGGGGAAAGCCATACATAAAGGTGCATCCAAACTACGAGAACACATCACTCCAGAAGACAAGCCAGCCCAAGTCAGCCCCACTGTAACCAAAAGCCTCCATGTGGCCAAACAGGCCACAGGGGGAGCGGTAAAAGTCAGCCAGTTCCTTG TGGATGGACTGTGCACTGTTGCTGGACATGTTGGCCGAGAGCTGGCACCACATGTAAAGAAACATGGAGGGAAGCTGATCCCAGAGTCCCTGAAGAAAGACAGAGATGGGCGCTCCAATATTGACGGTGCCATGGTGGTTGCAGCAAGTGGAGTTCAAG gatttgcAACTATGTGGACGGGGTTAGAGGTTGCAGCAAAGAACATTGCAAAGAGTGTTGCTTCAGAGACCGTTACCACAGTAAAACACAA ATTTAGGGGTCTGGAGAACATTTCAGACACCCCAAATGAAAACAAGTAG